One Nocardioidaceae bacterium SCSIO 66511 genomic window carries:
- a CDS encoding ATP-binding cassette domain-containing protein — MTYTVTVTGLRKAYGEQVVLDGIDLSVERGTVFALLGPNGAGKTTTVNILSTLVRPDGGSASIAGHDLLTDPDGVRRSISLTGQYAAIDDVLTTEENLLMMAQLLRLDAKTARERVGDLLEEFDLEHVRTRRVKALSGGMRRRVDIAASVITRPPLLFLDEPTTGLDPRSREQTWETVRRLVADGVTILLTTQYLEEADQLADRIAMLNGGRIAAEGTADELKSSLEGEVARFEFTDLETFNRAVGTLAATTADPARRTVEVATDGSATQLRELLVGLDAARIPVRRVTTHRPTLDDVFLSLTETAKEVSR; from the coding sequence ATGACATACACAGTAACAGTCACCGGGCTCCGGAAGGCGTACGGGGAGCAGGTCGTCCTCGACGGGATCGACCTCTCCGTCGAGCGCGGCACGGTGTTCGCACTTCTCGGCCCGAACGGCGCCGGCAAGACCACGACGGTCAACATCTTGTCCACGCTCGTACGCCCGGACGGCGGATCGGCGAGCATCGCCGGCCACGATCTGCTCACCGACCCCGACGGCGTACGCCGCTCGATCAGCCTCACCGGGCAGTACGCCGCGATCGACGACGTACTCACTACCGAGGAGAACCTGCTGATGATGGCGCAGCTGCTGCGTCTCGATGCCAAGACCGCACGCGAGCGGGTCGGTGACCTACTCGAGGAGTTCGATCTCGAGCACGTACGCACCCGCCGGGTGAAGGCCCTGTCCGGCGGCATGCGCCGACGGGTCGACATCGCCGCGAGCGTGATCACGCGTCCACCGCTGCTCTTCCTCGACGAGCCGACTACCGGCCTCGACCCACGCAGCCGCGAGCAGACCTGGGAGACCGTTCGCCGGCTGGTGGCCGATGGCGTGACGATCCTGCTGACCACGCAGTACCTCGAAGAGGCCGACCAGCTGGCGGATCGCATCGCCATGCTCAACGGCGGGCGGATCGCCGCCGAAGGCACGGCCGACGAGCTGAAGAGCAGCCTCGAGGGCGAGGTCGCCCGCTTCGAGTTCACCGACCTCGAGACCTTCAACCGAGCAGTCGGCACCCTCGCCGCGACAACGGCCGATCCCGCCCGCCGAACCGTCGAAGTAGCAACCGATGGCTCCGCGACTCAGCTGCGCGAGCTCCTCGTGGGCCTCGATGCCGCACGGATCCCCGTACGCCGGGTGACGACGCACCGGCCGACGCTCGACGACGTCTTCCTGTCCCTCACCGAAACCGCCAAGGAGGTATCGCGATGA
- a CDS encoding TetR/AcrR family transcriptional regulator, producing MDSDPETVLPPGLDLLWGKRERGRKGPKPGLTLDAIVEQAIAIADAEGLSAVSMARVAKDLGFTTMSLYRYVDNKEELLQLMWNASSSGAPAIEGDDWRTKLRSWAVGQWQMLENRRWVLELPIVTPPAGPHALAWVEQAMSALDGTGLSDAESMGVIGLLSSYTLGEGRMAHDAAVSAERGGQRYDYAATLRAVVDEHAYPSIHRAAWSGAIDDPDGNGDVESYLYGLEVILDGIAARIAAAS from the coding sequence ATGGATTCCGATCCCGAGACGGTGTTGCCGCCCGGTCTCGACCTGCTGTGGGGCAAGCGCGAGCGCGGTCGCAAGGGGCCGAAGCCCGGACTGACGCTGGATGCGATCGTCGAGCAGGCCATCGCGATCGCAGATGCCGAGGGCCTCTCCGCCGTGTCGATGGCACGGGTCGCCAAAGACCTCGGGTTCACGACGATGTCCCTCTACCGCTACGTCGACAACAAGGAGGAGCTGCTCCAGCTGATGTGGAACGCCAGCTCATCCGGCGCTCCCGCGATCGAGGGCGACGACTGGCGTACGAAGCTGCGCTCGTGGGCGGTCGGGCAATGGCAGATGCTCGAGAACCGGCGCTGGGTCCTCGAACTGCCGATCGTGACGCCTCCCGCAGGCCCGCACGCGCTTGCCTGGGTCGAACAGGCAATGAGTGCGCTCGACGGCACCGGACTCAGCGACGCCGAGAGTATGGGTGTCATCGGGCTACTCAGTTCGTACACGCTGGGTGAGGGTCGCATGGCTCACGACGCCGCTGTGTCAGCCGAGCGTGGGGGCCAGAGGTACGACTACGCCGCGACGCTTCGAGCGGTGGTCGACGAGCACGCCTACCCGTCGATCCACCGCGCTGCGTGGTCCGGTGCGATCGACGATCCGGACGGCAACGGCGACGTGGAGAGCTACCTCTACGGGCTTGAGGTCATCCTCGACGGGATCGCCGCGCGGATAGCCGCAGCGTCCTGA
- a CDS encoding MFS transporter: protein MTELTPVVRTPGAPHPRATLAITVVATFVVLMDYAAPLTAVPDLTSALDASQSEQTWLVNSLPLGLAALLLVSGALADDFGRRRVFVAGTVALAIALGLSAVAPDALTFILARIVQGAAGAAVLATSLALLAEAYDGAARLHALGVWGAAVGAGIASGPLVSGAFGADHWAGPYWLFAAVTAVIAVIARGTLSESRTPAAARPDVIGAVTFGGGLTALLAALTEGRSGWGSPLVLGLLAAAFLLVAGFAVMQTKVGRPLVDPTLFRHPPFLASTIGALVTGVAIIGLMSYLPTVLQLSGGFAALTTAWLFVFWSGTAALVAYHSRRLGLTSVRQLSIGFALAALGPLSWLGGLDSGDWVRLVPGLVLAGIGSGLVNAALPRLAVESVTTARTAMGSGANNTARYVGSSIGVAIVIAIVTNVGPGTASGLAHGMDIAIIATSAVAVLGALGTHAVARR, encoded by the coding sequence GTGACTGAACTTACTCCCGTCGTGCGTACGCCCGGCGCGCCACATCCCCGAGCGACGCTGGCAATCACCGTCGTCGCGACGTTCGTCGTGTTGATGGACTATGCCGCGCCACTCACGGCGGTCCCCGATCTCACCTCCGCACTCGACGCGAGCCAGTCCGAGCAGACCTGGCTGGTCAACTCCCTGCCCCTCGGGTTGGCAGCGCTACTGCTGGTGTCCGGTGCACTCGCCGACGATTTCGGCCGACGCCGCGTGTTCGTTGCAGGCACCGTCGCGCTTGCGATTGCGCTCGGTCTCTCCGCCGTGGCACCAGATGCCCTGACGTTCATCCTCGCTCGCATCGTGCAGGGCGCCGCCGGCGCGGCTGTGCTCGCAACCAGCCTCGCCCTGCTCGCGGAGGCGTACGACGGAGCCGCTCGACTTCATGCGTTGGGAGTCTGGGGCGCCGCCGTCGGTGCGGGGATCGCTTCCGGACCGCTCGTTTCGGGAGCATTCGGCGCCGACCATTGGGCCGGGCCGTACTGGCTCTTCGCGGCGGTCACAGCCGTCATCGCCGTCATTGCACGAGGCACCCTCAGTGAGTCGCGTACGCCCGCGGCCGCAAGACCGGATGTGATCGGCGCGGTGACGTTCGGCGGTGGTCTGACGGCACTCCTCGCGGCACTGACCGAGGGACGGTCGGGCTGGGGATCTCCGCTCGTACTCGGCTTGCTGGCGGCGGCATTCCTGCTGGTGGCCGGCTTCGCGGTGATGCAGACCAAGGTGGGTCGACCGCTCGTCGACCCCACGCTCTTCAGACATCCACCGTTCCTGGCCTCTACGATCGGCGCGCTCGTCACAGGCGTGGCGATCATCGGGCTGATGAGCTACCTACCGACCGTGCTCCAACTCAGCGGTGGGTTCGCAGCCCTCACCACGGCCTGGCTGTTCGTGTTCTGGTCGGGTACGGCAGCGCTCGTTGCGTACCACTCGCGCCGGCTCGGACTGACATCGGTGCGCCAGCTGAGCATCGGGTTCGCCCTCGCAGCGCTCGGCCCGCTCAGCTGGCTGGGCGGCCTCGACTCCGGCGACTGGGTACGACTCGTTCCTGGCCTGGTGCTCGCCGGAATCGGCAGCGGCCTCGTCAACGCAGCGCTCCCCCGTCTAGCGGTCGAAAGCGTGACTACGGCACGTACGGCGATGGGCTCGGGGGCGAACAACACAGCACGTTATGTCGGATCGTCGATCGGTGTGGCGATCGTCATCGCTATCGTGACGAACGTCGGGCCCGGCACCGCTAGTGGTCTCGCGCACGGCATGGACATCGCGATCATTGCCACGTCCGCCGTCGCAGTGCTCGGCGCCTTGGGTACCCACGCCGTCGCCCGACGGTGA
- a CDS encoding ABC transporter permease: MSVAYALTDSRVMIVRSLRHTARNLDMMLTAVMLPVVLMLLFVYVFGGAMNTGTEYVNYVVPGIILLCAGFGASSTATSVAGDMENGIIARFRSMPIASSSVLVGHVVASVVRNLVATTLVVGVAFAVGWRPQASLVEWVAAIGMVVLFVLAISWLAAGFGLLVKSVEAANAFTFVLMFLPYVSSAFVPTETMPSALHGFAEHQPVTPIIETLRGLWMGTPIGNDAWLALAWCAGILIASYLWAAWLFRRQTS, translated from the coding sequence ATGAGCGTCGCGTACGCCCTGACCGACTCCCGCGTGATGATCGTGCGCAGTCTGCGCCACACCGCGCGAAATCTCGACATGATGCTGACCGCCGTGATGCTGCCGGTCGTGCTGATGCTGCTGTTCGTGTACGTGTTCGGCGGCGCGATGAACACCGGCACCGAGTACGTCAACTACGTCGTACCCGGCATCATCTTGCTCTGTGCGGGCTTCGGCGCCTCGAGCACGGCAACCAGCGTCGCCGGAGACATGGAGAACGGCATCATCGCCCGCTTCCGTTCGATGCCCATCGCCAGCTCGTCGGTGCTTGTCGGCCACGTCGTCGCGAGCGTCGTGCGCAACCTCGTCGCGACAACCCTCGTCGTCGGTGTCGCCTTCGCAGTCGGCTGGCGCCCTCAAGCCTCGCTCGTCGAATGGGTCGCGGCAATCGGAATGGTCGTGCTGTTCGTACTCGCGATCTCCTGGCTGGCGGCGGGTTTCGGCCTACTCGTCAAGAGTGTCGAGGCGGCGAACGCGTTCACCTTCGTACTGATGTTCCTGCCGTACGTGAGCAGCGCGTTCGTACCGACCGAAACGATGCCGTCGGCTTTGCATGGCTTCGCGGAGCATCAGCCCGTGACACCGATCATCGAGACCCTGCGCGGGTTGTGGATGGGTACGCCGATCGGCAACGACGCATGGCTCGCTCTCGCCTGGTGCGCGGGCATCCTCATCGCTTCGTACCTCTGGGCGGCGTGGTTGTTCCGACGCCAGACCAGCTGA
- a CDS encoding MFS transporter encodes MQQLQTRNLILATALFTVSFWAWNVIAPLGTYYTEDLDLSANQKSLLVAMPVLVGSVGRIPAGALADRFGGRVMMPVLMVIATPFVILVAVAGHAESYALLVVFGFFLGIAGTTFAVGIPFLNAWYEKSRRGFATGVFGAGMGGTALSAFFTPRFVDWFGYTATHVIVAAAMLVAAALGWMLMTDSPEWTPNAEPLLPKLAGALKLGVTWQLSLLYAVTFGGFVAFSTYLPTYLNDIYDFDLTGAGTRTAGFAIAAVIARPVGGVLSDHVGPKLVSMVSLAGAAVLAVVVAFQPEPEVPAGTAFVLLAMFLGLGSGGVFAWVAASAPPAKVGSVTGVVGAAGGLGGYFPPLVMGATYDSIGQDYTVGLALLTIVALLTLAYTWFGLRGPARTKT; translated from the coding sequence ATGCAGCAGCTACAGACTCGCAATCTGATCCTTGCGACGGCCCTGTTCACGGTCAGCTTCTGGGCCTGGAACGTCATCGCTCCGCTCGGGACGTATTACACCGAAGACCTCGACCTGTCCGCCAACCAGAAGTCACTGCTGGTGGCGATGCCGGTGCTGGTCGGTTCGGTCGGGCGAATCCCTGCGGGCGCACTCGCCGACCGGTTCGGCGGTCGGGTGATGATGCCCGTTTTGATGGTGATTGCGACGCCTTTCGTCATCCTCGTCGCCGTCGCCGGCCACGCCGAGTCGTACGCGCTGCTCGTCGTTTTCGGCTTCTTCCTCGGCATCGCGGGAACCACCTTCGCGGTAGGTATCCCGTTCCTCAACGCCTGGTACGAGAAGTCGCGTCGCGGTTTCGCGACCGGCGTGTTCGGCGCCGGCATGGGTGGCACCGCCCTTTCGGCATTCTTCACGCCGCGCTTCGTCGACTGGTTCGGCTACACCGCCACACACGTCATCGTGGCCGCGGCGATGCTGGTCGCAGCGGCGCTCGGCTGGATGCTGATGACCGACTCGCCCGAGTGGACGCCCAACGCCGAGCCGCTGTTGCCGAAACTCGCAGGTGCGCTGAAGCTCGGCGTCACCTGGCAGCTGTCGCTGCTGTACGCCGTCACGTTCGGCGGCTTCGTGGCGTTCTCCACCTACCTGCCGACCTACCTCAACGACATCTACGACTTCGACCTCACCGGCGCAGGTACCCGAACAGCCGGGTTCGCGATCGCGGCCGTCATCGCCCGCCCGGTCGGCGGGGTGCTTTCCGACCACGTCGGACCGAAGCTGGTCTCGATGGTCTCCCTTGCCGGCGCGGCAGTGCTCGCAGTCGTCGTTGCCTTCCAGCCCGAGCCAGAAGTACCGGCTGGTACGGCTTTCGTACTGCTTGCAATGTTCCTGGGGCTCGGCTCGGGCGGTGTGTTTGCCTGGGTCGCGGCCAGTGCGCCACCTGCAAAGGTCGGAAGCGTCACGGGCGTCGTCGGCGCGGCAGGCGGTCTCGGCGGCTACTTCCCACCGCTGGTGATGGGCGCTACGTACGACTCGATCGGCCAGGACTACACGGTCGGGCTCGCGCTGCTGACCATCGTTGCGCTGCTGACCCTGGCGTACACGTGGTTCGGCTTGCGCGGCCCCGCTCGTACGAAAACCTGA
- a CDS encoding helix-turn-helix transcriptional regulator, translating into MALGKDYAAQNCALARALELVGERWTMLILRDAFFGVRRFSDFHSHVGVPRAVLTERLQTLTAAGVLEKRQYQDAPPRYEYVLTEAGERLWPAVHTLGRWGDEFIPHDGGVRRVFAHAECGDVLDSVSNCPTCRYAVPPREIEMRPGPGAESDTDRIGRLLLEPRMLLTPVVS; encoded by the coding sequence ATGGCACTCGGCAAGGACTACGCCGCACAGAACTGCGCGCTGGCGCGGGCACTCGAGTTGGTCGGTGAGCGATGGACGATGCTCATCCTGCGCGATGCGTTCTTCGGCGTACGCCGCTTCAGTGACTTCCACTCCCATGTCGGGGTGCCGCGAGCCGTGCTGACCGAGCGGCTGCAGACGCTCACAGCGGCCGGCGTACTCGAGAAGCGCCAGTATCAGGACGCGCCTCCGCGCTACGAGTACGTACTGACGGAGGCCGGTGAGCGGCTGTGGCCGGCGGTACACACGCTCGGTCGATGGGGCGACGAGTTCATTCCGCACGACGGCGGAGTACGCCGCGTGTTCGCGCACGCCGAGTGCGGCGACGTGCTCGACTCGGTCAGCAACTGCCCGACCTGTCGGTACGCCGTCCCGCCGCGCGAGATCGAAATGCGTCCGGGCCCGGGCGCCGAGAGTGACACCGACCGGATCGGCCGCCTGCTTCTCGAGCCACGGATGCTACTGACGCCGGTCGTGTCTTAG
- a CDS encoding aspartate kinase: MGIVVQKYGGSSVADAQSIKRVAQRIVAARKAGNDVVVIVSAMGDTTDELLELAHQVSPLPTGRELDMLLTAGERISMALLAMAIGNLGQEARSFTGSQAGVITDSTHGKAKIIDVTPGRIQVALDEGAIAIVAGFQGVSQTSKDITTLGRGGSDTTAVALAAALDADVCEIYTDVDGIFTADPRIVPTARRIPELSYEETLEMAAAGAKILHLRCVEYARRHNMPIHVRSSFSNKTGTWVTEAPEEKPMEQAIISGVAHDRSEAKITVVGVPDKVGEAAAIFEVLADSQINIDMIVQNVSAAATALTDISFTLPLADGQTAMTALARLKDQVGYDQLLYNDGVGKVSLIGAGMRSHPGITARFFKSIADAGVNIEMISTSEIRISVVVNEDGVDDAVAAAHAAFDLDSDEVEAVVYGGTGR, encoded by the coding sequence GTGGGCATTGTCGTGCAGAAGTACGGCGGCTCCTCCGTCGCCGACGCCCAGAGCATCAAACGTGTAGCACAGCGGATCGTCGCTGCCCGTAAGGCCGGCAACGACGTCGTTGTGATCGTGTCGGCGATGGGCGACACGACCGACGAGTTGCTGGAGCTCGCGCATCAGGTCTCGCCGCTGCCGACCGGCCGCGAGCTCGACATGCTGCTCACCGCGGGTGAGCGGATCAGCATGGCGTTGCTCGCGATGGCCATCGGCAACCTGGGCCAGGAGGCCCGGTCGTTCACCGGCTCCCAGGCGGGTGTCATCACCGACTCGACGCACGGCAAGGCGAAGATCATCGACGTCACGCCGGGCCGCATCCAGGTTGCACTCGACGAGGGTGCGATCGCTATCGTCGCGGGCTTCCAGGGCGTGTCGCAGACCAGCAAGGACATCACGACGCTCGGTCGCGGAGGCTCGGACACGACGGCTGTGGCCCTGGCCGCCGCACTCGACGCCGATGTGTGCGAGATCTACACCGACGTCGACGGCATCTTCACCGCCGACCCGCGCATCGTGCCGACCGCCCGCCGCATCCCCGAGCTGTCGTACGAGGAGACGCTCGAGATGGCCGCCGCGGGCGCGAAGATCCTGCATCTGCGCTGCGTCGAGTACGCCCGCCGACACAACATGCCGATCCACGTACGGTCGTCGTTCTCCAACAAGACCGGCACCTGGGTCACCGAGGCACCCGAGGAGAAGCCCATGGAACAGGCCATCATTTCCGGCGTCGCACACGACCGCAGCGAGGCCAAGATCACCGTCGTCGGCGTACCCGACAAGGTCGGTGAGGCCGCGGCCATCTTCGAGGTGCTCGCCGACTCCCAGATCAACATCGACATGATCGTGCAGAACGTTTCAGCGGCGGCGACCGCGCTGACCGACATCTCGTTCACGCTGCCGCTCGCCGACGGCCAGACGGCGATGACCGCCCTTGCCCGGCTGAAGGATCAGGTCGGCTACGACCAGTTGCTGTACAACGACGGGGTCGGCAAGGTGTCGCTGATCGGAGCGGGCATGCGGTCGCATCCCGGCATCACCGCACGGTTCTTCAAGTCCATCGCCGATGCCGGCGTCAACATCGAGATGATCTCCACCTCGGAGATCCGCATCTCGGTCGTCGTGAACGAAGACGGTGTCGACGACGCCGTCGCGGCCGCACATGCGGCGTTCGACCTCGACTCCGACGAGGTCGAGGCTGTTGTCTATGGAGGTACGGGCCGATGA
- a CDS encoding prolyl oligopeptidase family serine peptidase, translating into MAITEDTDPYLWLEDVEGDDALAWVRERNTHAEASICSDEDFAQLSKKILEVLDSDERIPDLVKAGDWYYNFWRDAEHERGIWRRTTLDSYRTDSPEWDVLLDLDALNEQEGTNWVWHGAKVLRTGPRAYKLALVNLSRGGSDADVTREFDLVERAFVGDGFYRPEGKGDVYWIDADTVFLATDTGPGSMTESGLPRVARRWRRGQAYADSQVVYEGRSDDLMVVAHHDRTPGYERDWVSRAITFYTGEDWLLGADGSLTRVDVPDSAELSVKRDSMLVELRDAWEVGGRTHSAGSLLAIGFDAFLAGDRDFTTVFEPTSSMSLAGYSWTANRLVLTILEDVRHRVEVVDPAGWSRHTLTGVPDLASVHVRPVDADESDVVWLTTTSFLSPPALSLADLSDPSAELEPLKSTPELFDASSVVAEQHFATSDDGTRIPYFVVRPRGLAYDGTAPTLLSGYGGFEISRTPEYSAAIGRAWIERGGVYVVANIRGGGEYGPAWHQAALREKRHRAYEDFAAVARDLAAREITSPAHLGAMGGSNGGLLMGNMLTGYPELFGAIVIRVPLLDMRRYHRLLAGALWVAEYGDPDSADWEYLATYSPYHRFDPDGTYPPVLLTTSTRDDRVHPGHARKMAALMLQHDKDVTYWENTEGGHGGAATNAQVAHMTAMAYRFLWQRLT; encoded by the coding sequence ATGGCGATCACCGAGGACACCGACCCGTACCTCTGGCTCGAGGATGTCGAGGGTGATGACGCACTCGCCTGGGTACGCGAGCGCAACACCCACGCAGAGGCGAGTATCTGTTCGGATGAGGATTTCGCCCAGCTGAGCAAGAAGATCCTCGAAGTGCTCGACTCCGATGAGCGCATCCCCGACCTCGTCAAGGCCGGCGACTGGTACTACAACTTCTGGCGAGACGCGGAGCACGAGCGGGGCATCTGGCGACGTACGACGCTCGATTCGTACCGCACCGACAGCCCCGAGTGGGATGTACTGCTCGACCTCGATGCGCTGAACGAGCAGGAGGGCACCAACTGGGTCTGGCACGGCGCGAAGGTTCTGCGCACCGGCCCACGGGCGTACAAGCTGGCACTCGTCAACCTGTCGCGCGGCGGGTCGGATGCCGATGTCACCCGCGAGTTCGATCTGGTCGAGCGGGCCTTCGTCGGCGACGGGTTCTACCGGCCCGAAGGCAAGGGCGACGTCTACTGGATCGACGCAGACACGGTCTTCCTCGCGACCGACACCGGGCCCGGCAGCATGACCGAGTCGGGCTTGCCGCGAGTTGCGCGCCGCTGGAGACGCGGGCAGGCGTACGCCGACTCGCAGGTCGTGTACGAAGGCCGCAGCGACGATCTGATGGTCGTTGCGCACCATGATCGAACGCCGGGCTACGAGCGCGACTGGGTGAGCAGAGCGATCACGTTCTACACCGGCGAAGACTGGCTGCTCGGCGCCGACGGATCACTCACCCGGGTCGATGTCCCCGACTCGGCGGAGCTGAGCGTGAAGCGCGACTCGATGCTGGTCGAATTGCGCGACGCCTGGGAGGTCGGTGGGCGTACGCACTCTGCCGGCTCGCTGCTTGCCATCGGCTTCGATGCCTTCCTGGCCGGCGATCGCGACTTCACCACCGTCTTCGAGCCGACGTCGTCGATGTCGTTGGCCGGGTACTCGTGGACCGCCAACCGCCTCGTGCTCACGATCCTGGAAGACGTGCGCCATCGGGTCGAGGTGGTCGATCCCGCGGGCTGGTCACGCCACACTCTGACCGGCGTACCCGATCTGGCGAGTGTGCACGTACGCCCGGTCGACGCCGATGAGTCCGACGTCGTTTGGCTGACGACGACGAGCTTCCTCAGTCCGCCCGCGTTGTCACTGGCCGACCTGAGCGATCCCAGCGCCGAACTCGAGCCGCTCAAGTCGACCCCGGAGCTCTTCGACGCTTCGTCGGTGGTGGCGGAGCAGCACTTCGCAACCTCCGACGACGGCACCCGGATCCCGTACTTCGTCGTACGCCCACGTGGCCTCGCGTACGACGGCACAGCGCCGACCTTGCTCAGTGGCTACGGCGGCTTCGAGATCTCTCGAACGCCGGAGTACTCCGCGGCGATCGGGCGAGCCTGGATCGAGCGTGGCGGTGTGTACGTGGTGGCGAACATCCGCGGTGGTGGCGAGTACGGTCCCGCGTGGCATCAAGCTGCGCTGCGCGAGAAGCGCCATCGGGCGTACGAAGACTTCGCCGCGGTCGCGCGCGACCTCGCGGCCCGCGAAATCACCTCGCCCGCGCATCTCGGAGCGATGGGCGGCTCGAACGGCGGCCTGCTGATGGGCAATATGCTCACGGGCTATCCCGAGCTGTTCGGCGCGATCGTCATCCGCGTGCCACTGCTGGACATGCGGCGGTATCACCGGCTGCTTGCCGGAGCGTTGTGGGTGGCGGAGTACGGCGATCCCGACTCTGCCGACTGGGAGTACCTTGCGACGTACTCGCCCTATCACCGGTTCGACCCCGACGGCACGTATCCGCCGGTACTCCTCACGACTTCGACCCGCGACGACCGAGTGCATCCGGGTCATGCACGCAAGATGGCCGCCCTGATGCTCCAGCACGACAAGGACGTCACGTACTGGGAGAACACCGAGGGCGGCCACGGTGGTGCTGCCACGAACGCGCAGGTCGCGCACATGACCGCGATGGCGTACCGCTTCCTGTGGCAGCGGTTGACCTGA
- the narI gene encoding respiratory nitrate reductase subunit gamma, which translates to MDTLLWGVLPYVMLAVLIGGSIWRYRYDKFGWTTRSSQLYESRLLRIGSPLFHFGILLVVVGHIGGLVIPESWTEALGISEDLYHFNALFFGSIAGLCTLAGIVILIYRRRRTGPVFMATTWNDKTMYVVLVAAIVLGLWTTLVSVGAGHDAHNYRETVSPWFRSVFYLQPDVDSMAAAPIQFHIHALVGMLLFTIWPFTRLVHAFTAPVHYLFRPYIVYRSRDRASTSGSRTPPRGWSPVGTRDRER; encoded by the coding sequence ATGGACACCTTGCTGTGGGGCGTTCTGCCGTACGTGATGCTCGCGGTCCTTATCGGCGGCAGCATCTGGCGCTATCGGTACGACAAGTTCGGCTGGACCACCCGGTCGTCGCAGCTCTACGAGTCACGGTTACTGCGCATCGGGTCGCCCCTGTTCCACTTCGGCATCCTGCTCGTTGTCGTCGGCCACATCGGCGGCCTCGTCATCCCCGAGTCCTGGACCGAGGCACTCGGAATCTCCGAAGACCTCTACCACTTCAATGCATTGTTCTTCGGCTCGATCGCGGGTCTGTGCACGCTCGCGGGCATCGTGATCCTGATCTACCGACGGCGACGTACCGGCCCCGTGTTCATGGCGACGACCTGGAACGACAAGACGATGTACGTGGTGCTCGTCGCTGCGATCGTTCTTGGCCTGTGGACGACGCTCGTGAGCGTGGGTGCCGGGCACGACGCCCACAACTACCGCGAGACCGTGTCCCCGTGGTTCCGTTCGGTCTTCTATCTGCAACCGGACGTCGACTCGATGGCGGCAGCGCCGATCCAGTTTCACATCCACGCGCTCGTCGGGATGCTGTTGTTCACCATCTGGCCGTTCACTCGGCTCGTGCACGCATTCACCGCGCCGGTGCACTACCTGTTCCGTCCGTACATCGTCTACCGGAGTCGTGACCGTGCATCGACCTCCGGTTCGCGTACCCCGCCTCGCGGCTGGTCGCCCGTAGGTACCCGAGACCGAGAACGCTGA
- a CDS encoding aspartate-semialdehyde dehydrogenase: protein MSGLNVGVVGATGQVGAVMRKLLDERDFPVASIRYFASARSAGRTLPWRDEQITVEDAATADLTGLDVALFSAGGATSREQAPRFAAAGATVVDNSSAWRRDPEVPLIVSEVNPGAVADAGKGIIANPNCTTMAAMPVLKPLHDEAGLVRIVASTYQAVSGSGLAGVDELAEQAAKVGDRASELTHDGSAVEFPTPHKYVAPIAFNVLPMAGSVVDDGTYETDEEKKLRNESRKILDLPELRVSGTCVRVPVFTGHSLSLNVEFERPVSVDRARELLGAAPGVELTDVPTPLRAAGQDPSYVGRIRQDSSVDGGRGLVLFVSADNLRKGAALNTVQIAELLAQR from the coding sequence ATGAGCGGCTTGAATGTAGGAGTCGTCGGTGCCACCGGTCAGGTCGGCGCCGTCATGCGCAAGCTGTTGGACGAGCGCGACTTCCCGGTGGCGTCCATCCGCTACTTCGCCTCGGCCCGCTCTGCCGGGCGTACGCTCCCGTGGCGCGACGAACAGATCACCGTCGAGGACGCCGCTACTGCGGATCTGACCGGGCTCGACGTCGCGTTGTTCTCTGCGGGCGGGGCGACGTCTCGCGAGCAGGCGCCGCGTTTCGCCGCTGCCGGGGCAACGGTCGTCGACAACTCGTCCGCATGGCGGCGTGACCCCGAGGTGCCGTTGATCGTCAGCGAGGTCAACCCCGGCGCTGTCGCCGACGCCGGCAAGGGCATCATCGCCAACCCCAACTGCACGACCATGGCCGCGATGCCCGTGCTCAAGCCGTTGCACGACGAGGCGGGGCTCGTACGCATCGTCGCGTCGACGTACCAAGCGGTCTCCGGTAGCGGGCTCGCCGGCGTCGACGAGCTCGCCGAGCAGGCTGCGAAGGTCGGTGACCGTGCGAGCGAGCTGACCCACGACGGCTCTGCGGTCGAGTTTCCGACGCCGCACAAGTACGTCGCCCCGATCGCGTTCAACGTGCTCCCGATGGCCGGATCGGTCGTCGACGACGGTACGTACGAGACCGACGAGGAAAAGAAGCTGCGCAACGAGAGCCGCAAGATCCTCGACCTCCCCGAGCTTCGGGTGTCGGGCACGTGCGTACGCGTGCCGGTGTTCACCGGGCACTCGCTGTCGCTGAACGTCGAGTTCGAGCGGCCGGTGTCGGTGGATCGGGCGCGCGAGCTGCTGGGTGCCGCACCCGGTGTCGAGCTCACCGACGTGCCGACTCCGCTACGCGCCGCGGGCCAGGATCCCAGCTACGTCGGGCGGATTCGCCAAGACTCGAGCGTCGACGGCGGACGCGGCCTGGTGCTGTTCGTCAGCGCCGACAACCTGCGCAAGGGCGCCGCGCTCAACACCGTACAGATCGCCGAGCTCCTCGCGCAGCGCTGA